The Novipirellula artificiosorum genome contains a region encoding:
- a CDS encoding J domain-containing protein — MSSQEFVDHYEVLEVSSNASPATIERIFRYLAKKYHPDVTANHDVAQFTKLVDAYETLRDPEARAAYDISYERHKQVNAEIVEGANSAGDDCIERYKLLSVLYSQRRRDFRKPGIGLGTLESLVPYPPEVVQFHLWYFREKGWVGREESGQLSITAAGVDQIESIHQATVSNHLRIEHSPAKITDSPLQSA, encoded by the coding sequence ATGTCGTCGCAAGAATTTGTCGACCACTACGAAGTTCTCGAAGTGAGCTCCAATGCCAGCCCGGCCACCATCGAGCGTATCTTTCGCTACTTGGCGAAGAAGTATCATCCCGATGTGACGGCGAATCATGATGTCGCCCAATTCACCAAGTTGGTCGATGCCTATGAAACGCTCCGTGATCCCGAAGCCCGAGCTGCCTATGACATCTCGTACGAGCGGCACAAGCAAGTCAATGCAGAGATTGTCGAAGGGGCGAACTCAGCGGGCGATGATTGCATCGAGCGGTACAAGTTATTGTCGGTGCTGTACTCGCAGCGACGACGCGACTTCCGAAAACCGGGGATCGGTCTCGGCACCCTCGAATCCCTTGTTCCGTACCCACCCGAAGTCGTCCAATTTCATCTTTGGTACTTTCGTGAAAAGGGCTGGGTCGGACGCGAAGAAAGCGGCCAGTTGTCAATCACGGCTGCCGGAGTGGACCAAATCGAATCGATCCACCAAGCGACAGTTTCAAATCATTTGAGAATTGAACATAGCCCCGCAAAAATCACCGATTCTCCATTGCAATCCGCGTAG
- a CDS encoding prolipoprotein diacylglyceryl transferase: protein MRSTLFTIPHEFADLPVFGFGWGLILLAIALIVRLVILRRLQKHAFSDFLSSEAIMWGVLALAVVIVLPMVEIKNIDGAPVGMAIRGYGVMLLIGVLTAVGLAMLRTRRRGIDPEVIINMAPWVFIGGIAGARLFYVIQYRDRFIGDSLSETVRGILTFTEGGLVVYGGFIFGVLAAVFFVVRHRLPVLKLGDAIVPCMFLGLFFGRMGCLLNGCCYGGQCAEYWAALHFPVGSPVYVEQLEKGVLVGLEIDESSGRIESVRKGSLADKAGISSGSRVERIRLDDRYLRDVPKDRPIERAPRGLLMLVDGKTYQWSPDQLPPRAEAVQPAQLISSFSAICLCGLLCAASYVFRREGAIMMLGFASYAVLRFGLEWIRVDEKGQFGTSLSISQWVSVMVLAGSVAGLIWIYRRGAIQSVPTANT, encoded by the coding sequence ATGCGCAGCACCCTGTTTACGATTCCACACGAATTTGCGGATCTACCGGTGTTCGGATTCGGGTGGGGCTTGATTTTGCTAGCGATCGCCTTGATCGTTCGGCTTGTGATTCTGCGCCGGCTTCAAAAGCATGCCTTTAGCGACTTTTTGTCGAGTGAAGCGATCATGTGGGGCGTCCTCGCGTTGGCGGTCGTGATCGTCTTGCCGATGGTGGAAATCAAGAACATTGACGGCGCACCGGTGGGTATGGCGATTCGAGGCTACGGCGTGATGCTGTTGATCGGCGTTTTGACGGCGGTTGGCCTGGCCATGCTGCGTACACGGCGGCGCGGCATCGATCCCGAGGTGATCATCAACATGGCGCCCTGGGTGTTCATTGGCGGAATCGCCGGAGCTCGGTTGTTTTATGTGATTCAATATCGCGACCGTTTCATTGGCGACTCGCTTTCCGAAACGGTTCGTGGCATCTTGACGTTCACCGAAGGCGGCTTGGTCGTTTACGGTGGGTTCATTTTTGGTGTGTTGGCAGCCGTGTTCTTCGTGGTTCGCCACCGTTTGCCCGTTCTGAAACTGGGTGATGCCATCGTGCCGTGCATGTTCTTAGGACTGTTTTTTGGGCGGATGGGATGCCTCCTGAACGGCTGTTGCTACGGGGGTCAGTGTGCCGAATACTGGGCCGCACTCCACTTCCCGGTCGGCAGCCCCGTGTACGTTGAGCAACTTGAAAAGGGTGTATTGGTTGGATTGGAAATCGATGAATCCTCAGGTCGAATCGAAAGCGTTCGTAAGGGTAGTCTCGCGGACAAGGCCGGGATTTCCAGCGGCAGCCGAGTCGAACGGATTCGCCTCGATGATCGATACCTGCGTGATGTCCCCAAAGACCGGCCCATTGAACGTGCACCGCGAGGTTTGTTGATGCTCGTTGATGGCAAGACCTATCAATGGAGTCCCGATCAATTACCGCCGCGAGCCGAAGCGGTCCAACCGGCTCAATTGATCAGCAGTTTTTCGGCGATCTGCTTGTGTGGACTACTGTGTGCCGCCTCGTACGTGTTTCGACGCGAAGGAGCGATTATGATGTTGGGGTTCGCGAGCTACGCCGTGCTCCGCTTTGGTTTGGAGTGGATACGAGTCGATGAGAAGGGGCAATTTGGAACAAGCCTGTCCATATCGCAATGGGTCAGCGTCATGGTGCTCGCCGGATCGGTCGCCGGATTGATCTGGATTTATCGGCGCGGTGCAATACAGTCAGTCCCAACCGCAAACACGTGA
- a CDS encoding methyltransferase domain-containing protein, with translation MNTQKQFKAMPLNRVRQLEWMDDPSLPESDRRWALAGLSRINRLSGVADVLLHQLQHYARSLPERPLRVLDLASGEGDLPIHWALKAKLANAKHADWDLCVTASDSCDRAIEQQQRRAEQAGVGIRSLQMDCLNVPLPSGFDVIVCSLLMHQLDESQVFRLLQAMQLASTRAMLVCDFERTRWNLAIIKTASHLLTRSPVFHHDSAISVKSAFTREEFARIARAALTRPVRIRSVVPCRFMMVADESVVPVVSPVFA, from the coding sequence GTGAATACTCAAAAACAGTTCAAGGCGATGCCGCTGAATCGAGTCAGACAACTTGAATGGATGGACGATCCATCGCTTCCGGAATCCGATCGTCGATGGGCGCTCGCGGGTTTGTCGCGAATCAATCGGCTCAGCGGCGTTGCCGATGTCCTGCTCCATCAACTTCAACACTACGCACGCTCGTTACCGGAGCGGCCGCTACGAGTCCTTGATCTGGCGAGTGGTGAAGGGGATTTGCCGATCCATTGGGCTTTGAAAGCAAAATTGGCCAATGCAAAGCATGCCGATTGGGATTTGTGTGTGACCGCCAGCGATTCCTGCGACCGGGCCATCGAGCAGCAGCAGCGTCGAGCTGAGCAAGCGGGCGTCGGAATTCGAAGTTTGCAAATGGATTGTTTGAATGTTCCACTACCGAGCGGTTTCGACGTGATCGTTTGTTCGTTGTTGATGCACCAGCTTGACGAGTCCCAGGTTTTTCGGCTGCTTCAAGCGATGCAGCTGGCCTCGACTCGAGCGATGCTCGTTTGCGATTTCGAGCGGACCCGGTGGAATTTGGCAATCATCAAGACCGCGTCGCACTTATTGACTCGATCGCCCGTGTTTCATCATGACAGCGCCATCAGCGTCAAATCGGCGTTCACACGCGAAGAATTCGCACGCATTGCCCGCGCCGCATTGACCCGGCCAGTTCGAATTCGCTCTGTTGTTCCTTGCCGGTTCATGATGGTGGCCGATGAATCGGTTGTACCGGTTGTATCGCCTGTCTTCGCCTAA
- a CDS encoding DUF1570 domain-containing protein: protein MVFKRTAFAAILVLACVSIGSPRRALAQVTGLIEFREGGRIRQGLPLVSLAREMIVIGTDGWLHSIDPTEPNTQIRQLGQSYEPISVPLFRNQLQAEFGKGYEVVSTSNFLIVQPRGRGNRWPHLFEQSHRGFISYMSKRGVRTRKGRFPMVAIVFPDEVAMYTEFKKVGIDMSRVAGVYSILSNRVMTHDGRHSSIIAATVRHEAAHQSAFNSGVHSRVNDTPRWITEGIGQLFEPEAMTVTQTAGRRAERVNVDSLRELNQQGLANEDGLLATKIHCLVGSDEMFEDVKQVNQAYAVSWAVMFYLAERQPQQFAAILNHTASRPPLENYDRDQRIEDFERVVGMDVHDFGNRVTRFLRSL, encoded by the coding sequence ATGGTTTTCAAGCGAACGGCCTTCGCCGCGATTCTGGTTCTTGCATGCGTATCCATTGGATCGCCAAGACGGGCGCTCGCCCAAGTCACCGGTTTGATTGAATTCCGCGAAGGGGGTCGAATTCGCCAAGGATTGCCACTCGTCAGCCTTGCCCGAGAAATGATTGTGATTGGGACCGACGGTTGGCTGCACTCGATCGATCCAACGGAACCGAACACGCAAATTCGCCAACTCGGCCAATCGTACGAACCGATCTCGGTCCCACTGTTTCGCAATCAGTTACAAGCCGAATTCGGAAAGGGTTACGAGGTGGTATCGACTTCCAACTTCTTGATCGTCCAGCCACGCGGGCGGGGTAACCGTTGGCCTCATTTGTTTGAACAGTCCCATCGTGGCTTTATCAGCTACATGAGCAAACGAGGCGTACGGACGCGAAAAGGTCGTTTTCCGATGGTCGCCATCGTGTTTCCGGACGAGGTCGCGATGTATACGGAATTCAAAAAAGTAGGCATCGATATGAGTCGTGTCGCAGGCGTCTATTCGATTTTATCCAATCGCGTCATGACCCATGACGGACGACATTCGTCGATCATTGCCGCAACGGTCCGCCACGAGGCAGCCCATCAATCGGCGTTCAACAGCGGCGTTCACAGCCGAGTCAATGACACCCCCCGCTGGATCACCGAAGGGATTGGGCAATTGTTCGAACCCGAAGCGATGACCGTGACCCAAACCGCAGGTCGACGCGCCGAGCGAGTGAACGTCGACAGTTTGCGAGAACTGAATCAGCAGGGCCTTGCCAACGAAGATGGCTTGCTGGCGACAAAAATCCATTGTTTGGTCGGCAGTGACGAAATGTTCGAAGATGTCAAACAAGTCAATCAGGCTTACGCCGTTTCATGGGCCGTCATGTTCTATTTGGCGGAACGTCAACCACAACAATTCGCGGCGATCCTAAATCACACCGCCTCTCGGCCACCGCTGGAAAACTACGATCGAGACCAGCGGATTGAGGACTTCGAGCGAGTGGTCGGAATGGACGTGCACGACTTTGGCAACCGCGTGACAAGGTTCCTCCGCTCGTTGTAG
- the queG gene encoding tRNA epoxyqueuosine(34) reductase QueG: MHDPRDTEFSALSVDALVEQLRLRATELGFVGFGISAAVESTGFSDLVRWIDAGYAGQMDYFANRLDAYRHPGGVLEGCRAVICLAYPYPAGPSADVPSGFGRVARYAWPGIDYHDIVHPKLKKLCRMIRRWDPDSSARGVIDTAPILEREYAQRAGLGWRGKNTLLLNKQLGSYFFLACVLADIELPPTEPHESSHCGTCTACLDQCPTDAFVRPGVLDATRCISYLTIEHRGEISPEFHEPIGDWLFGCDVCQQVCPWNQKRSRQVTAPEASSPLQAVSLQEVDQLDEASFRQTYRKTPFWRTRLSGIRRNAKIVRYNGRIGS; this comes from the coding sequence ATGCATGACCCACGCGACACCGAGTTCTCCGCCTTATCCGTTGACGCGTTGGTCGAACAACTTCGGCTGCGGGCAACGGAACTTGGATTTGTCGGGTTCGGAATCTCAGCGGCGGTCGAGTCGACCGGCTTTTCCGATTTGGTTCGCTGGATCGATGCGGGCTATGCAGGCCAAATGGATTACTTTGCCAATCGTCTCGATGCCTACCGCCATCCCGGGGGTGTGTTGGAGGGTTGCCGAGCTGTCATTTGCTTGGCCTACCCCTATCCCGCCGGTCCCTCTGCGGACGTTCCGTCAGGGTTTGGCAGAGTGGCACGCTACGCATGGCCGGGAATCGATTACCATGACATTGTGCATCCGAAGTTGAAGAAACTGTGCCGCATGATCCGCCGATGGGATCCTGACTCCAGCGCACGCGGCGTGATTGATACCGCACCGATCCTGGAACGCGAATATGCGCAGCGTGCTGGCCTGGGGTGGCGGGGCAAGAACACCCTGCTGCTGAACAAACAACTCGGCAGCTACTTCTTCCTTGCCTGTGTATTGGCCGACATCGAGTTACCCCCGACGGAACCGCACGAGTCCTCGCACTGTGGAACCTGTACTGCATGTTTGGACCAGTGTCCAACCGATGCGTTTGTCCGTCCCGGCGTCCTCGATGCAACGCGGTGCATCAGCTACTTGACGATTGAACACCGTGGTGAGATTTCCCCGGAGTTTCACGAGCCCATCGGAGATTGGTTGTTTGGCTGCGATGTGTGTCAACAGGTCTGTCCATGGAACCAAAAACGGTCGCGTCAAGTGACGGCGCCCGAGGCTTCGTCTCCGTTACAAGCCGTTTCGCTGCAAGAAGTCGACCAGTTGGACGAGGCATCGTTCCGCCAGACCTACCGCAAGACTCCCTTTTGGCGGACCCGTCTGAGCGGCATTCGGCGAAACGCAAAGATCGTCCGTTACAACGGCCGCATCGGAAGTTAG
- the alaS gene encoding alanine--tRNA ligase, with the protein MKTDELREKYLAFFESKGCVRRPSDVLVPTWDPSVLFTPAGMNQFKDHFLGKVKLDFTRAATCQKCLRTGDIDNVGRTAFHHTFFEMMGNFSFGDYFKEDAIRWAWEFLTSKKWLGIPAEKLSVTVYKDDDEAHRLWHEIAGLPESRIVRMDEEENFWPASAPSEGPDGVCGPCSEIYYHLDDGSDVEIWNLVFTQFNRVGDPPNNLNPLPSKNIDTGMGLERTASVLQGKPTNFHIDNLFPIVEAASEVCGIKYEYASDNGRRLRRITDHARASVFAIHENVYPGPKDAKYVIKRLIRRAVLDGYQMDLREPFLFKLVEAVAEASKVPYPELSETTERVAQVIEAEERAFFGTIDGGMKRIEQLFEQMREESGVMVPGSEAAELNTTYGVPPELLQTLSAEQNFTFDWAGYREAMDEHARVSGAGQRELFQTGPLETLKEALRETPFLGYEATESEAIVKGIITRKGGKGDEGQLLSHLDRAGKNELRLVLNHSPFYGESGGQVGDTGVISSDKFEFVVTDTQRHAGLIVHHGVLSRGEISEGETCTAKVDAQHRSALCRAHSATHLLHHALHKNVGKHAQQQGSKVEADRLRFDFTNQYAIDDDTLLQIERDVWNQIEAKSTIGWETVPLADARAAGAMMLFGEKYPDPVRMVSMGGFSKELCGGTHLTNTEQVEAFELVVEESASAGTRRIEALTGSRAQAHRVETQQLLADVAKTLGCDPPHAVAVTEQLSAEVRQLKKELTAGKSVDHSNTFVAKPAEKPIDAEDYNSVRAAVREITRRLNVAVTDVLERLQALLDDRKKLVQELSHATAGGKLSADDLIASGVSVGNSLVIVAETPGANPNVMRGWIDQIRKRSDQPTAVLLAAVQGDKVVLVGGVSRDLVERGIKAGDWVGATAKIVGGGGGGRPDMAQAGGKDPTKLPEALAAAKQSMQDKMASS; encoded by the coding sequence ATGAAAACTGACGAGTTACGTGAAAAATACCTAGCCTTTTTCGAGTCCAAGGGATGCGTTCGCAGACCGAGTGACGTGTTGGTGCCGACCTGGGACCCGTCGGTATTGTTCACCCCCGCCGGGATGAACCAGTTCAAAGACCACTTTCTCGGCAAAGTGAAGCTGGACTTCACACGCGCGGCAACCTGCCAAAAATGCCTGCGAACCGGCGATATCGATAACGTCGGTCGGACGGCTTTTCACCATACTTTCTTCGAAATGATGGGGAATTTTAGTTTTGGTGACTACTTCAAAGAGGATGCGATCCGCTGGGCGTGGGAGTTTCTGACGAGCAAGAAATGGCTCGGCATCCCCGCCGAAAAGCTCTCGGTCACGGTCTACAAGGACGATGACGAAGCGCATCGTTTGTGGCACGAAATCGCGGGTTTGCCGGAATCGAGGATCGTCCGGATGGACGAAGAGGAAAACTTTTGGCCTGCATCCGCGCCGAGCGAGGGGCCGGATGGCGTTTGTGGTCCCTGCAGCGAGATCTATTATCATCTCGATGACGGCAGCGACGTTGAAATCTGGAACCTCGTGTTCACTCAGTTCAATCGTGTTGGCGATCCCCCCAACAACCTCAACCCCTTGCCGAGCAAGAACATCGATACGGGCATGGGGTTGGAACGGACCGCCAGTGTGTTGCAGGGCAAACCGACCAACTTTCACATTGACAACCTGTTCCCGATCGTCGAAGCCGCCTCGGAAGTTTGCGGCATCAAGTACGAATACGCCAGCGACAACGGCCGCCGTTTGCGCCGCATCACCGACCATGCGCGTGCCAGCGTGTTCGCGATCCACGAAAACGTTTACCCCGGCCCCAAGGATGCCAAATACGTGATCAAGCGTTTGATCCGGCGGGCGGTCTTGGACGGCTACCAAATGGACCTGCGTGAACCGTTTTTGTTTAAATTGGTGGAAGCGGTCGCAGAGGCGTCCAAAGTTCCTTACCCTGAACTCAGCGAAACGACCGAGCGGGTTGCCCAAGTCATCGAGGCCGAAGAACGCGCCTTCTTTGGGACGATCGACGGAGGCATGAAGCGGATCGAGCAACTGTTTGAGCAGATGCGCGAAGAGTCGGGCGTGATGGTCCCCGGGTCCGAAGCGGCGGAACTCAACACCACCTACGGCGTTCCTCCCGAATTGTTGCAAACGCTCAGCGCCGAACAGAATTTCACGTTTGATTGGGCCGGTTATCGCGAAGCCATGGACGAGCATGCCCGCGTCAGCGGTGCCGGACAACGCGAATTGTTCCAAACCGGACCGTTGGAAACACTCAAGGAAGCACTTCGAGAAACGCCATTCTTGGGCTACGAGGCAACGGAATCGGAGGCCATTGTGAAAGGCATCATCACCCGGAAAGGAGGGAAAGGGGATGAGGGACAACTACTCAGCCATCTCGATCGCGCAGGCAAAAACGAGTTGCGATTGGTGCTGAACCATTCGCCGTTCTATGGCGAATCGGGAGGTCAAGTTGGCGATACGGGAGTGATTTCGAGCGACAAGTTCGAGTTTGTCGTCACCGATACCCAACGACATGCCGGATTGATCGTCCATCATGGCGTGCTCAGCCGTGGGGAAATCAGCGAAGGGGAAACCTGTACGGCGAAGGTCGACGCACAACATCGCAGTGCATTGTGTCGAGCCCATTCGGCGACCCATCTTTTGCACCATGCGTTGCATAAAAACGTGGGGAAACACGCACAACAACAAGGCAGCAAGGTGGAAGCAGACCGCTTGCGATTTGACTTTACCAATCAATACGCCATCGACGATGACACATTGCTACAAATCGAGAGGGACGTTTGGAATCAAATCGAGGCCAAGTCGACGATTGGTTGGGAAACGGTTCCTTTAGCCGACGCAAGGGCGGCCGGGGCGATGATGTTGTTCGGCGAGAAGTACCCGGATCCGGTACGCATGGTGTCGATGGGAGGATTCAGCAAAGAGCTTTGCGGTGGTACCCACCTCACGAACACAGAACAAGTTGAGGCATTCGAGTTAGTGGTCGAAGAGAGTGCTTCAGCAGGAACGCGGCGTATCGAAGCGTTAACCGGATCGCGGGCTCAGGCCCATCGAGTGGAAACGCAGCAATTGCTTGCCGACGTTGCCAAGACGCTCGGCTGCGATCCGCCACATGCCGTAGCGGTCACCGAGCAATTGTCGGCCGAAGTCCGGCAGCTGAAAAAGGAGTTGACGGCCGGAAAATCGGTCGACCATTCCAATACGTTTGTCGCGAAACCCGCAGAGAAACCGATTGATGCCGAAGACTACAACTCGGTTCGTGCGGCGGTTCGCGAAATCACGCGCCGCTTGAATGTCGCCGTGACGGATGTGCTCGAACGCTTGCAAGCACTCTTGGACGACCGCAAAAAATTGGTTCAGGAACTCAGTCACGCCACGGCCGGAGGCAAGCTCTCGGCCGATGACTTGATTGCCAGCGGGGTTTCCGTCGGCAATTCCTTGGTGATTGTTGCCGAGACCCCCGGCGCAAATCCGAATGTGATGCGAGGCTGGATCGACCAAATTCGAAAAAGGAGCGATCAACCGACGGCGGTTTTGCTTGCCGCAGTGCAAGGTGATAAAGTAGTTCTCGTCGGCGGAGTTAGCCGCGACTTGGTCGAGCGCGGAATCAAGGCAGGCGATTGGGTCGGAGCGACCGCGAAAATCGTCGGTGGAGGGGGTGGCGGACGGCCAGATATGGCACAAGCCGGCGGCAAAGACCCGACTAAGTTGCCCGAGGCCCTGGCAGCTGCCAAGCAATCGATGCAAGACAAAATGGCGAGTAGCTAG
- a CDS encoding SDR family NAD(P)-dependent oxidoreductase, giving the protein MTVLKGQRAVVSGSSRGIGRGIATELAKAGADVVVNYRSGSAEADEVVAECRKHGVRSFKVAANMGVQSEAEGLIDQAAELLGGLDIVVSNAAYSDRRLMLKQDLDEFRKTIDVTMYGAFYFVRRAAQLLVEAKSGGNIVVIGSPMGHLGMPGSMPYNMAKAALNQMAVTVACELAEHRIRCNILHPGWIDTPGERKFFSEETLQQKGNELPLGRLGKSEEMGHGVVFLCNPASEYITGSTLTIDGGIQMPFGEMYRVHEAEARADAEAKAKSSRSQS; this is encoded by the coding sequence ATGACTGTTTTGAAAGGCCAGCGAGCCGTTGTGAGTGGATCTTCACGCGGCATCGGCCGAGGGATTGCAACCGAATTGGCGAAAGCCGGTGCGGACGTTGTCGTCAATTACCGCAGTGGTTCTGCCGAAGCCGATGAAGTGGTCGCCGAGTGTCGAAAGCACGGCGTACGTTCCTTTAAAGTCGCTGCCAACATGGGGGTGCAAAGCGAAGCGGAAGGGCTGATTGATCAGGCCGCAGAATTGCTTGGCGGTCTTGATATTGTTGTCAGCAACGCAGCGTATAGCGACCGACGTTTGATGTTGAAACAGGACTTGGACGAGTTCCGTAAGACGATTGACGTGACCATGTATGGTGCGTTTTACTTTGTTCGGCGAGCGGCTCAGTTGCTTGTCGAGGCAAAAAGCGGTGGCAATATTGTCGTCATTGGTAGCCCCATGGGACACTTAGGAATGCCAGGGTCGATGCCGTACAATATGGCCAAAGCAGCGCTCAACCAGATGGCCGTGACGGTGGCCTGTGAGTTGGCGGAACATCGAATCCGTTGCAATATCTTGCATCCGGGATGGATCGACACGCCCGGTGAACGCAAGTTTTTCAGTGAAGAAACGCTTCAACAAAAAGGCAACGAATTGCCACTTGGGCGACTTGGCAAGAGCGAAGAGATGGGCCATGGCGTCGTCTTTCTCTGCAATCCCGCCAGCGAGTACATCACAGGCAGCACACTGACGATCGACGGAGGTATTCAAATGCCGTTCGGGGAAATGTACCGCGTCCACGAAGCCGAAGCGCGCGCGGATGCTGAGGCAAAGGCCAAGTCGTCACGCTCGCAATCCTAG
- a CDS encoding cysteine desulfurase family protein — MIYLDNHATTCCDPRVVEAMLPWLSEHFGNPHSLSHSPGRLAADAIEQSLSQITRSTNSPEHSIVMTSGATESNNLAIRGVCLHPRQTRRHFVTVSTEHPAVLDVAEELRRDGFRVTRVAAYQAGHPCAGSVDLDRLADAIDDDTALVSVMWANNEVGSIAPMKVIADLCHARGALLHSDATQAIGRIDVDVRKTDVDLVSGSAHKFYGPKGVGFLVVGNGNRRVRILPQIVGGGQQDGLRSGTMNPAAAVAMAKAIELANHEMRSSQPQIMGLRGQLFEQLRSRIERIQLNGPELTLPGRLPGNLNLTIDQVEGEAWMSATPGVAFSSGSACSSVEPGASHVLRAIGLSESATRRSVRFGIGRFNTEPEIMEAADQLVESYRKLQQLTGQR, encoded by the coding sequence ATGATCTACCTTGATAACCACGCGACAACGTGTTGCGATCCGCGCGTCGTGGAAGCCATGTTGCCTTGGTTGAGCGAACACTTCGGGAACCCCCACAGCCTGTCGCACTCGCCAGGCCGCTTGGCCGCTGATGCGATCGAGCAGTCGCTATCGCAAATCACGCGATCGACGAATTCACCTGAGCATTCGATCGTGATGACAAGCGGAGCGACCGAGAGCAACAATCTGGCAATCCGCGGGGTCTGTTTGCACCCGCGACAGACACGACGACATTTCGTTACCGTTTCGACCGAGCATCCCGCCGTCCTGGATGTCGCTGAGGAACTTCGGCGCGACGGTTTTCGTGTCACCCGCGTCGCTGCCTATCAAGCAGGTCATCCCTGTGCTGGTTCGGTGGACCTTGATCGCCTTGCCGACGCGATCGACGACGACACCGCGTTGGTGTCGGTGATGTGGGCGAACAATGAAGTGGGATCGATCGCCCCGATGAAGGTGATTGCGGATCTCTGTCACGCACGCGGTGCGTTGCTGCATAGTGACGCGACGCAAGCGATCGGCCGAATCGATGTCGATGTTCGGAAAACGGATGTCGATCTGGTGAGCGGCTCGGCGCATAAATTCTACGGACCCAAGGGCGTTGGCTTCTTGGTGGTCGGCAACGGCAACCGACGTGTTCGGATTCTGCCACAAATCGTCGGTGGCGGTCAGCAAGATGGTCTCCGGAGCGGAACCATGAACCCGGCTGCGGCGGTTGCGATGGCCAAGGCGATCGAACTTGCGAATCACGAAATGCGATCGAGCCAACCGCAAATCATGGGGCTCAGAGGTCAACTCTTCGAACAACTTCGATCGCGGATCGAACGAATCCAACTCAATGGACCCGAGTTGACCCTACCCGGTCGATTACCGGGAAACCTGAACCTCACAATCGATCAAGTCGAGGGGGAGGCTTGGATGTCCGCAACGCCTGGGGTGGCATTCAGCAGCGGCTCGGCATGCAGCAGTGTCGAGCCGGGCGCGAGTCACGTGCTGCGAGCGATCGGTCTCAGCGAGTCCGCGACACGACGAAGCGTGCGCTTTGGGATTGGCCGTTTCAACACCGAGCCCGAGATCATGGAGGCTGCCGACCAGCTTGTCGAAAGCTATCGAAAGCTGCAGCAATTGACGGGGCAGCGGTGA
- a CDS encoding tetratricopeptide repeat protein, which produces MHSIRSHLLPASLAILAFTLVSFSEQTPVHADDDVAVAFDSADEAMGVGAAYLRAKKYDLARPPLEAALELSTSEAERLKVYEMLLPVYRQIPEFEPFRDAAEFIIEKSDKAYQRSMTRRSFISFAYNRGQIDELVERYEEKLTKEPNDEPTVYLLAEIYSNMRRDPKRTIELLEQLQKLQSKGQVSDPDSMSASEKQRMVLAKSNLAREYLRGDAYRKAAKLYEAIAPLDPTTQAWNLKEAAIAWMKEGNPSKALKLAERAEVAPAEARNDQLTHFFHRHLGDLFMKLALPAKAIPHYEIAIEKTTIAGYKKDTAQSLREAQQAAEPNKS; this is translated from the coding sequence ATGCATTCGATTCGATCGCACCTCCTTCCGGCGTCGTTGGCGATTCTTGCTTTCACTTTGGTGTCCTTTTCCGAGCAAACGCCGGTCCATGCCGACGACGACGTGGCCGTTGCATTTGACTCGGCCGACGAAGCGATGGGAGTCGGTGCCGCCTATTTGAGGGCCAAGAAATATGACCTTGCCCGCCCGCCACTTGAAGCAGCCCTCGAACTTTCCACCAGCGAGGCTGAGCGGCTCAAAGTCTACGAAATGCTATTGCCGGTCTATCGCCAGATTCCAGAGTTCGAGCCCTTTCGGGATGCCGCAGAATTCATCATCGAAAAATCAGACAAAGCATATCAGCGGTCCATGACGCGACGGAGTTTTATTTCGTTTGCGTACAACCGAGGCCAGATCGATGAGTTGGTCGAGCGATATGAAGAGAAGCTAACGAAAGAACCGAATGACGAACCCACCGTTTACCTGTTGGCAGAGATCTACTCGAACATGCGACGCGATCCGAAACGGACGATCGAGCTGTTGGAACAGCTTCAAAAACTCCAGTCCAAAGGTCAGGTCTCCGATCCGGATTCCATGTCAGCATCGGAAAAGCAGCGAATGGTGTTGGCGAAGAGCAATCTGGCACGCGAGTACCTGCGCGGTGACGCGTATCGCAAAGCTGCAAAGCTGTATGAAGCCATCGCGCCGCTGGATCCGACAACGCAGGCGTGGAACTTAAAGGAGGCTGCCATCGCATGGATGAAAGAGGGGAATCCGTCGAAGGCGTTGAAGTTGGCTGAAAGAGCCGAGGTCGCGCCCGCGGAAGCTCGCAATGATCAGTTGACTCATTTCTTTCATCGCCATCTCGGCGATCTTTTCATGAAGCTCGCCCTACCGGCCAAAGCAATCCCTCACTATGAAATCGCTATCGAGAAAACCACGATCGCGGGTTACAAAAAAGACACGGCACAGTCGCTTCGCGAGGCCCAGCAAGCGGCGGAACCCAACAAGTCATGA